In the Helicobacter sp. 'house sparrow 1' genome, TGGCGTATCTGTCTAATTGATACAAAGAGAGATAAAAAAAGTATAGCACTTAGTGATTCTTTTATTTTCCTAAAAGAATCTGAAGAAATTTTTGATCTTTCTTTGAGAATTTATCATAGTGCAGTCATTTTAAATCATTGTGCCAAAGAAGAAAAAAGCTATATTACAGCCTTAGTGCAAAGCCCCATTAGATATATTGGAATCATGGGGAATAAAACTAGAATGCAAAAAATGTTAAAAGATCTAGATTTATTAGAGGATAAAAGAATCTTTGCACCTATAGGGTTAGATTTAGGAAAAGGAGATGCTTATACAATAGCTCTTTGTATTTGTGCACAAATACAAAAACTAAAAGGAGAAAAATGGATATTTTAGAGAGAGATTTAAAAGGTGAATTGGTGAGTACAGATGATAAAGATTTTTATAAGATTTTAGAGATTATCACACAGACACAAAAACTCATAAGTAAGCTCAATACGGGGTATCACGAACCCAAAAAAGTAAGAGAGATTTTTTCTCAAATTATTGGCAAGGATGTGGATCCTTCTGTATGGATTTTGCCTCCATTTTATACAGATTTTGGTCGCAATATTGAAGTTGGAAAAAATTTTTTTATGAATTCGTGTTGCACCTTGATGGATAGGGGTGGAATTTATATTGGTGATGATGTTTTTATTGCTCCTAAGGTTAATCTCACCACCATTAATCATGATTTTAATCCCTATAATCGTCGTGCTACCTTTTGTAAGCCCATTGTAATTGAAGATAGGGTTTGGATAGGTATTGGTGCAACAGTTTGTCCAGGCGTAAGAGTTGGAGAAAACTCTATCATTGGGGCTGGAAGCGTTGTAACTAAAGATGTTCCTAAAAATAGTATTGTAGGTGGCAACCCTGCTAGAATCATTAGAAAAATAGATTGTGTGCCACATAGAGAAAAGATTGAAACAAGATAATTTAGCCATACTAATTCTTGCAGGAGGGTTATCCAAGAGATTGGGCTATCCCAAGCAATTGGTGGAATATCAAGGTCAGAGCCTTTTGCAAAATTCTATTGTAAAATCTCTAAGTGTATGCAAGAATGTATATGTGCTTTTAGGCAATATGTTTGAAGAGTGTAAAAAACAAAGTCAGGGTGCAAAGATTATTTATCATCAAGATTATGATAAGGGTATAGGTAGCTCAATTAAGGCAGGGGTGAGGGAGCTATTAGATTTTGATTTTATACTTATTACCCTTTGTGACTACCCACTCTTGCCACAGGAGCATTTAAGGGCTTTGATAGATCATAGGGACACTCAAAAAATTACAGCAACTCTTTGTGATAATTTTTTATCCTCACCTGCAATTTTTC is a window encoding:
- a CDS encoding sugar O-acetyltransferase, with the protein product MDILERDLKGELVSTDDKDFYKILEIITQTQKLISKLNTGYHEPKKVREIFSQIIGKDVDPSVWILPPFYTDFGRNIEVGKNFFMNSCCTLMDRGGIYIGDDVFIAPKVNLTTINHDFNPYNRRATFCKPIVIEDRVWIGIGATVCPGVRVGENSIIGAGSVVTKDVPKNSIVGGNPARIIRKIDCVPHREKIETR
- a CDS encoding nucleotidyltransferase family protein, yielding MKQDNLAILILAGGLSKRLGYPKQLVEYQGQSLLQNSIVKSLSVCKNVYVLLGNMFEECKKQSQGAKIIYHQDYDKGIGSSIKAGVRELLDFDFILITLCDYPLLPQEHLRALIDHRDTQKITATLCDNFLSSPAIFPKKIYPLLLELEDKKGAKTIIQNNPNIPVKLDKKYLLDIDTTEDIKRLSSLI